A genomic region of Papaver somniferum cultivar HN1 chromosome 7, ASM357369v1, whole genome shotgun sequence contains the following coding sequences:
- the LOC113299230 gene encoding basic leucine zipper 23-like: MDDGELEFSNQLLNMDNELPSSRCFFQGDAHASTHTHICNPPGPDSSHSHTCVRTKIRPVPTGDKVSTDDTAESAETKFKKLPSGNREAVRKYREKKKAREASLEDEVVRLRAINQQLLTRLQGQAALEAEVARLKCLLVDIRGRIEGEIGSFPYRKPTKSLHGTPQIIPPSNLLGVYEMNNCDLRCDDKTYCTHPGLDNVVTQEIGVLNNKGCGPCDIRYGQCVGNTNISNEELPDCGQTKGIHGTPQNMPPSNLLEANLCDLRCDNQVDCMHPGLDYVGTDGLDNVGTGETGGEVDCASPHWNMNDCSMDFLNEFPFLRDNNAYTHTHICNPAGPDSSHTHTCIRFHTKVLPSPTGDKVVWCNPTMPAVELD; encoded by the exons ATGGATGATGGAGAGTTAGAATTTTCAAATCAGTTATTAAATATGGATAATGAACTCCCAAGCAGTCGCTGTTTTTTCCAGGGAGATGCTCATGCATCAACCCATACACATATTTGCAATCCTCCTGGTCCAGATTCGTCTCACTCACATACTTGTGTCCGTACCAAAATCCGTCCTGTCCCAACTGGGGATAAGGTAAGTACTGATGATACAGCAGAGTCTGCtgaaacaaaattcaaaaaactccCATCTGGTAATCGGGAAGCAGTTCGTAAATACCGTGAAAAAAAGAAGGCTCGAGAAGCTTCATTGGAGGATGAAGTTGTTAGGTTGAGAGCCATTAATCAGCAACTGTTGACAAGGCTACAAGGTCAAGCTGCCCTTGAAGCTGAGGTTGCTAGGTTGAAGTGTTTGCTTGTGGACATTCGGGGAAGGATTGAAGGGGAAATTGGATCATTTCCTTATAGGAAACCTACCAAGAGTTTACATGGGACTCCACAGATCATTCCACCCTCTAACTTGCTTGGGGTGTATGAGATGAACAACTGTGATCTTCGGTGTGATGATAAGACTTATTGCACGCATCCTGGATTGGATAATGTGGTTACTCAGGAAATTGGTGTACTCAACAATAAAGGATGTGGGCCTTGTGATATCAGATATGGGCAGTGTGTTGGAAATACCAATATATCAAACGAAGAGCTTCCAGATTGTGGACAAACCAAGGGTATACATGGGACTCCACAGAACATGCCACCCTCTAACTTGCTCGAGGCGAATCTGTGCGATCTTCGATGTGATAATCAGGTTGATTGTATGCATCCTGGGTTGGATTATGTGGGTACTGACGGATTGGATAATGTGGGTACTGGTGAAACTGGTGGAGAGGTAGATTGTGCAAGCCCACACTGGAATATGAATGATTGCTCAATGGATTTTTTGAATGAGTTTCCGTTCCTGAGAGATAATAATGCCTACACCCATACCCATATATGCAACCCAGCTGGACCAGATTCCTCTCACACACATACTTGTATCCGTTTCCACACCAAAGTTCTTCCCTCCCCAACTGGAGATAAG GTGGTATGGTGTAACCCAACGATGCCAGCCGTCGAACTAGACTGA